In Aliarcobacter faecis, a genomic segment contains:
- the ffh gene encoding signal recognition particle protein, producing MFDSITGSLRGIIGKIRHQDDVASLSRALSELKKAFLKADVHHKTTKDLLTAIELETKKIGIGQDNFIKVLKQELEKVLTANGNQGFVFSSTPPTIVLMTGLQGSGKTTTTGKLANYLKTRKKKVLVAACDLQRLAAVEQLKQIAKQIDVDIYFDDNEKDPIKIAKAAVEKAKKELYDVLLVDTAGRLAIDEELMLQLKDIKNAINPNEIFYVADALTGHDATKTATTFKEKIGIDGVILSKYDGDTKGGVALSIASQVEVPLRFIGIGEKMPDLEVFLPDRIVSRLLGLGDIAGLAEKTATIIDEKKAKEVSKKIKKGEFNFNDFLEQLGMMSKLGSLKSIIGMIPGMSAMAPALKDMDFENSKEIVRIKALIGSMTPKERENPDLLNPSRKKRISAGSGLSEVQVNKILKQFKSASKMAKQLSTKGGMKGLQNMMSQMGAGGMPKIPR from the coding sequence TTGTTTGATTCAATAACAGGCTCACTTAGAGGAATAATAGGAAAAATTAGGCATCAAGATGATGTTGCTTCACTAAGCAGAGCTTTAAGTGAACTAAAAAAAGCATTTTTAAAAGCTGATGTTCATCATAAAACTACAAAAGACCTTTTAACTGCTATTGAATTAGAGACAAAAAAAATAGGAATTGGTCAAGATAACTTCATAAAAGTATTAAAACAAGAGTTAGAAAAAGTTTTAACTGCAAATGGAAATCAAGGTTTTGTATTCTCTTCTACTCCACCAACTATTGTTTTAATGACAGGTCTTCAAGGAAGTGGAAAAACAACAACAACTGGAAAACTAGCAAACTATTTAAAAACTAGAAAGAAAAAAGTTTTAGTTGCAGCTTGCGATTTACAAAGACTTGCTGCTGTTGAACAATTAAAACAAATAGCAAAACAAATTGATGTTGATATATATTTTGATGATAATGAAAAAGATCCAATAAAAATAGCAAAAGCTGCAGTTGAAAAAGCAAAAAAAGAGCTTTATGATGTTCTTTTAGTTGATACTGCTGGACGATTAGCAATTGACGAAGAGTTAATGCTTCAGCTAAAAGATATTAAAAATGCGATAAATCCAAATGAGATTTTCTATGTTGCAGATGCACTAACAGGACATGATGCTACAAAAACAGCAACGACATTTAAAGAGAAAATAGGAATAGATGGAGTTATTTTATCAAAATATGATGGTGATACAAAAGGTGGAGTTGCACTAAGTATTGCTAGCCAAGTTGAAGTTCCTTTAAGATTTATTGGTATTGGTGAAAAAATGCCAGATTTAGAAGTTTTCCTTCCAGATAGAATTGTTTCAAGACTTTTAGGGCTTGGAGATATTGCTGGACTTGCTGAAAAAACAGCAACAATAATTGATGAGAAAAAAGCAAAAGAAGTTAGCAAAAAAATTAAAAAAGGTGAATTTAATTTTAATGACTTTTTAGAGCAATTAGGGATGATGAGTAAATTAGGAAGTTTAAAATCAATTATTGGAATGATACCTGGAATGTCTGCTATGGCTCCTGCTTTAAAAGATATGGATTTTGAAAACTCTAAAGAGATTGTTAGAATAAAAGCTCTTATTGGTTCGATGACTCCAAAAGAGAGAGAAAATCCAGATTTATTAAACCCTAGTAGAAAGAAGAGAATTTCTGCTGGATCAGGACTTAGTGAGGTTCAAGTAAATAAGATTTTAAAACAGTTTAAAAGTGCTTCAAAGATGGCAAAGCAACTTTCAACTAAAGGTGGAATGAAAGGCTTACAAAATATGATGAGCCAAATGGGTGCTGGTGGGATGCCAAAAATCCCTAGATAA
- the rpsP gene encoding 30S ribosomal protein S16, with the protein MTVIRLTRMGRNKKPFYRIVVTDSRKRRDSGWIESIGYFNPVVEPQVLKIDEDRYNYWLSVGAKPSEKVKKLASR; encoded by the coding sequence ATGACAGTGATTAGATTAACAAGAATGGGAAGAAACAAAAAACCATTTTACAGAATAGTTGTAACAGATTCAAGAAAAAGAAGAGATTCAGGATGGATTGAATCAATTGGTTATTTTAACCCAGTTGTTGAACCACAAGTTTTAAAAATTGATGAAGATAGATATAACTACTGGCTAAGTGTTGGTGCAAAACCATCTGAAAAAGTTAAAAAACTAGCTTCAAGATAA
- a CDS encoding KH domain-containing protein, with amino-acid sequence MIINFIENYAKLIVAVPEDIVVTKEQIDENFVEITISVNSVDIGKLIGKNGNMINALKTIANGCKAKDGISYKIQVVTK; translated from the coding sequence ATGATAATAAATTTTATAGAAAACTATGCAAAACTAATTGTTGCAGTTCCAGAAGATATTGTTGTTACAAAAGAGCAAATAGATGAAAATTTTGTTGAAATTACAATAAGTGTAAATAGTGTTGATATAGGAAAACTTATTGGAAAAAACGGAAATATGATAAATGCTTTAAAAACAATTGCAAATGGTTGCAAAGCAAAAGATGGAATATCTTATAAAATACAAGTAGTTACAAAATAG
- the rimM gene encoding ribosome maturation factor RimM (Essential for efficient processing of 16S rRNA): MNKVYVAKLGKAVGLQGHLRLFIDSDFPEQFKKGAVFTTNRNLALKVLEYNSNKELIRFEEYLDVDLARKLTNSELFTTQEATKEYCKLKENEFFWFDLISCEIFENDLKLGTVKDIHRYPLNDYLEVQTTPELIAKNLPKIFLIPHIFDSFIEKIEIENKKIFVKNAFDILENS, from the coding sequence ATGAATAAAGTTTATGTTGCAAAATTAGGGAAAGCAGTTGGTCTTCAAGGTCATTTAAGGCTTTTTATTGACTCTGATTTTCCTGAGCAATTTAAAAAAGGTGCTGTTTTTACAACAAATAGAAATTTAGCTCTAAAAGTTCTTGAATATAATTCAAATAAAGAGCTAATAAGATTTGAAGAGTATTTAGATGTAGATTTAGCAAGAAAACTTACAAATAGTGAACTTTTTACTACTCAAGAAGCTACAAAAGAGTATTGTAAACTAAAAGAGAATGAATTTTTTTGGTTTGATTTAATATCTTGTGAGATTTTTGAAAATGATTTAAAATTAGGAACTGTAAAAGATATTCACAGATACCCACTAAATGATTATTTAGAAGTTCAAACAACTCCAGAACTTATAGCTAAAAATTTACCAAAAATATTTTTAATACCTCATATTTTTGATAGTTTTATCGAAAAAATTGAGATAGAAAATAAAAAGATTTTTGTAAAAAACGCTTTTGATATTTTAGAAAATTCTTAA
- the flgG gene encoding flagellar basal-body rod protein FlgG yields the protein MIRGLYTAATGMNSMQHQIDVTSNNIANVNTTGFKQDRAEFQDLMYESLNYTAGQTTQTTLNPTGIEVGLGVRISNIQKNFTTGDMKLTSGTLDVAIQGKGFFQITLPSGEIAYTKNGSFKLNPDGTIINGNGYTLSPEIVVPDNTRDLTIGKDGLVTATDAQTGDTVELGQITLADFINPAGLIPLGESLFMQSDASGDALEGNPTEDQFGSLQQGMLEGSNVKLVNEMVDLITAQRAYEANSKAITTADNMLDIVNRLKN from the coding sequence ATGATTAGAGGATTATACACAGCAGCTACAGGAATGAACTCAATGCAACATCAAATTGATGTTACTTCAAACAACATTGCAAATGTTAATACAACAGGATTTAAACAAGATAGAGCAGAATTTCAAGATTTAATGTATGAATCATTGAACTATACAGCAGGTCAAACAACACAAACTACTTTAAATCCAACAGGAATTGAGGTAGGACTTGGAGTAAGAATTTCAAATATTCAAAAAAACTTCACTACAGGTGATATGAAATTAACTTCAGGAACACTTGATGTAGCTATTCAAGGAAAAGGATTTTTTCAAATCACTCTTCCTAGTGGTGAAATAGCATATACAAAAAATGGAAGCTTTAAACTCAATCCTGATGGAACTATAATAAATGGAAACGGATATACTTTATCTCCAGAGATTGTTGTACCTGATAATACTAGAGATTTAACTATTGGAAAAGATGGTCTTGTAACAGCAACAGATGCTCAAACTGGAGATACAGTTGAACTAGGTCAAATAACTTTAGCAGATTTTATAAATCCTGCAGGATTAATTCCTTTGGGAGAGTCATTATTTATGCAAAGTGATGCTTCTGGTGATGCTTTAGAAGGAAATCCAACAGAAGATCAATTTGGAAGTCTGCAACAAGGAATGCTTGAAGGTTCAAATGTAAAATTAGTAAATGAAATGGTTGACTTAATAACAGCACAAAGAGCTTATGAAGCAAACTCTAAAGCAATTACAACTGCTGATAATATGTTAGATATTGTAAATAGACTTAAAAATTAA
- a CDS encoding response regulator, which produces MKILIVDDSSTMRRIIGNVVMQLGFGKDNFDEAEDGLKAWKLLTEAHYDVILTDWNMPNMNGLELVKKVRGEGTHQKTPIIMITTEGGKSEVITALKAGVNNYIVKPFSAEVLKEKLDGVLKK; this is translated from the coding sequence ATGAAGATTCTAATAGTTGATGATAGCTCTACAATGAGAAGAATTATCGGAAATGTAGTTATGCAATTAGGATTTGGAAAAGATAATTTTGATGAAGCAGAAGATGGACTAAAAGCTTGGAAACTTCTGACTGAAGCTCATTATGATGTTATTTTAACAGATTGGAATATGCCAAATATGAATGGATTAGAGCTTGTTAAAAAAGTAAGAGGTGAAGGAACTCATCAAAAAACTCCTATTATTATGATTACAACAGAGGGTGGTAAAAGTGAGGTTATTACAGCTTTAAAAGCAGGAGTTAATAACTATATTGTTAAACCTTTTAGTGCAGAGGTTCTAAAAGAGAAGTTAGATGGGGTTTTAAAAAAATAA
- a CDS encoding flagellar hook-basal body protein: MNQGVYPLTASMINQINRIDQISNNLANTNTYGFKQEGTTETTFNYYLKRVQEANQTPTKENIVTNNIPKIDSKYINGEMGPIVMTGNNLDFALNASDIFFKVQNQQGDIVYTRDGAFKNLDGFLVDGNGNSVLNQDNEPVVIEDGFVAQIGVTKIAYTNLDKIGNNTYLPKNANELEVFDNNDNMIVQGAVESSNVNSVTAMVELIDAHRRFEQSQKAIKSIDEINAGLIEKVGGNTR; the protein is encoded by the coding sequence ATGAATCAAGGTGTTTATCCATTAACAGCTTCAATGATTAATCAAATTAATAGGATTGATCAAATAAGTAACAATTTAGCAAATACAAATACTTATGGTTTTAAACAAGAAGGTACTACTGAAACTACTTTTAATTACTATTTAAAAAGAGTTCAAGAAGCAAATCAGACTCCTACAAAAGAAAATATTGTGACAAATAATATTCCAAAAATTGATTCAAAATATATAAATGGTGAAATGGGTCCAATTGTTATGACTGGAAATAATTTAGATTTTGCATTAAATGCTTCTGATATATTTTTCAAAGTTCAAAATCAACAAGGAGATATTGTATATACAAGGGATGGAGCATTTAAAAATCTTGACGGTTTTTTGGTAGATGGAAATGGAAATAGTGTTTTAAACCAAGATAATGAACCAGTTGTTATTGAAGATGGATTTGTTGCTCAAATAGGAGTTACAAAAATAGCTTATACAAACCTTGATAAAATAGGGAATAATACTTATTTACCAAAAAATGCAAATGAATTAGAAGTTTTTGATAATAATGATAATATGATAGTTCAAGGTGCAGTTGAAAGTTCAAATGTAAACTCTGTAACTGCTATGGTTGAGTTAATTGATGCACATAGAAGGTTTGAACAATCTCAAAAGGCTATAAAAAGTATAGATGAGATAAATGCAGGATTAATTGAAAAAGTAGGAGGAAATACTAGATAA
- the flgB gene encoding flagellar basal body rod protein FlgB, with amino-acid sequence MHASNISSTLFEQLNFRAERQKVISSNIANINTPNYKTKELVFDDELNLSMKNSLQMNQTNTKHMKNVDIASNLSNPRLVEVKGLQEQNDGNNVNLDSQLGEQSKNKVIIDAIQSAIKRDSRLFRNMIESSSKN; translated from the coding sequence ATGCACGCAAGTAATATATCAAGCACTCTTTTTGAACAGTTGAATTTTAGAGCAGAAAGACAAAAAGTAATATCTAGTAATATTGCAAATATAAATACTCCAAATTATAAAACAAAAGAGTTAGTTTTTGATGATGAATTAAATTTATCTATGAAAAACTCTTTACAAATGAATCAAACAAATACAAAACATATGAAAAATGTAGATATAGCTTCAAATTTATCAAATCCTAGGTTAGTTGAAGTAAAAGGTTTACAAGAACAAAATGATGGAAATAATGTAAATTTAGATTCACAATTAGGTGAACAATCTAAAAATAAAGTGATAATTGATGCAATTCAATCAGCAATAAAAAGAGATTCAAGATTATTTAGAAATATGATTGAGTCATCTTCAAAAAATTAA
- the fliF gene encoding flagellar basal-body MS-ring/collar protein FliF, whose protein sequence is MDQLLKFVNNLNTAQRAVIIGGFSVLFIVLVGFLVYSNIKAEDKKLNYTIASNLTKSQVMLASEELEAAGIQFSVIGSGNNLTLKTSKEFVNIAKIKLVTSEAATSKHVGWEIFEKSSLGTTNFENKVKYLRALEGELSRSLEALNGVLKASVKIAIPKDTIFTEKKGQTTASAILSVKPGIFLTQKQIDGIKNFIASAVPDLKQENIQLIDQDGNLLELSSEDESNQKSVTQTKYKDSLEEDYSKKIVALLEPFVGAGRVVAKVTLALDFIKKDIEEEIYNPEGTIRSQQVIENTSSAQGMPNNSGGVAGADNNIQEPSSSSGGSNIASNNEGTNTVTNYEISRKVVSQKDYNYTNIKRITAAVTFDSSVLKDIPNKDEFIASLESIVQNTIGYDQARGDKVTVKDFKFIGVKPLEQVEQTIDENGNVIIKDSSSFDTMSQIKAFLQEFGDYIQYLIAAILLFIFYKKFIASNEIVVLGDSVGNSKGKAGSKNQSNDDGLVDDMLSNLEQEFELSSAQGRLKSKVKSQILNNIDGLDEESAAKYEVFIEELDKEINNNPAEVARMIELLLTEGNNNFKKR, encoded by the coding sequence ATGGATCAACTTTTAAAGTTTGTAAATAATTTAAATACAGCTCAAAGAGCAGTAATAATTGGAGGTTTCTCTGTATTATTTATAGTATTAGTTGGTTTTTTAGTTTATTCAAATATTAAAGCTGAAGATAAAAAGTTAAATTATACTATAGCTTCTAACCTTACAAAATCTCAAGTTATGTTAGCAAGTGAAGAGCTTGAAGCAGCAGGAATACAGTTCTCAGTTATTGGAAGTGGAAATAATTTAACTTTAAAAACTTCAAAAGAGTTCGTAAATATTGCAAAAATAAAGTTAGTAACAAGTGAAGCTGCTACAAGTAAGCATGTTGGTTGGGAGATTTTTGAAAAATCATCTTTAGGAACTACAAATTTTGAAAATAAAGTAAAGTATTTAAGAGCTTTAGAAGGAGAGCTTAGTCGATCTTTAGAGGCTTTAAATGGAGTATTAAAAGCAAGTGTTAAAATTGCTATTCCAAAAGATACTATATTTACAGAGAAAAAAGGTCAAACAACAGCTTCAGCTATTCTTTCAGTAAAACCAGGAATTTTTTTAACACAAAAACAAATAGATGGTATTAAAAATTTTATAGCTTCAGCAGTTCCAGATTTAAAACAAGAGAATATTCAGTTAATTGATCAAGATGGAAACTTACTTGAACTTTCAAGTGAAGATGAGAGTAATCAAAAATCAGTAACACAAACAAAATATAAAGATAGTTTAGAAGAGGATTATTCTAAAAAAATTGTTGCTCTTCTTGAGCCCTTTGTAGGAGCTGGAAGAGTCGTTGCAAAGGTTACTTTAGCACTAGATTTTATTAAAAAAGATATAGAAGAGGAGATTTATAATCCTGAGGGAACTATAAGATCTCAACAAGTTATAGAAAATACAAGTTCAGCTCAAGGTATGCCAAATAATAGTGGAGGAGTTGCAGGAGCTGATAATAATATTCAAGAGCCAAGCAGTTCATCTGGTGGTTCAAATATTGCTTCAAATAATGAAGGAACAAATACCGTTACAAATTATGAAATATCAAGAAAAGTTGTTTCTCAAAAAGATTATAACTATACAAATATAAAGAGAATTACTGCTGCGGTTACTTTTGATTCTAGTGTTTTGAAAGATATTCCAAATAAAGATGAGTTTATAGCATCTTTAGAGTCTATTGTTCAAAATACAATAGGTTATGATCAAGCTAGAGGTGATAAAGTTACTGTTAAAGATTTTAAATTTATTGGTGTAAAGCCACTTGAACAAGTTGAACAAACAATAGATGAGAATGGTAATGTAATAATAAAAGATTCTAGCTCTTTTGATACAATGAGTCAAATAAAAGCATTTTTACAAGAGTTTGGGGATTATATTCAATATTTGATTGCCGCAATTTTACTATTTATTTTCTATAAAAAATTTATAGCTTCAAATGAGATAGTTGTTTTAGGAGATAGTGTTGGAAACTCTAAAGGAAAAGCTGGATCAAAGAATCAATCAAATGATGATGGATTAGTTGATGATATGTTATCAAATCTAGAACAAGAGTTTGAATTAAGTAGTGCTCAAGGAAGATTAAAATCAAAAGTAAAAAGTCAAATCCTAAATAATATTGATGGACTTGATGAAGAATCAGCTGCAAAGTATGAGGTATTTATTGAAGAGCTTGATAAAGAGATAAATAATAATCCAGCAGAAGTAGCAAGAATGATAGAATTGTTATTAACTGAAGGAAATAATAATTTTAAAAAAAGGTAG
- the fliG gene encoding flagellar motor switch protein FliG, whose product MARALEDDILKGMSMLEKVARFFVLIGEDSTVKIFQHLPKDIVESISTAITQISSINKDVSLAVLEEFHLYTRSKSFISSGGYDFAKDILYKSLGKEEADEVLAKLSRMKLASQAFAYLDGINPKQLSDFIKDESPHTIAVILAHMDPSKASDVLMQLDEEVRVKVTIQVATIKDVSPDVVRTISSVLEKKLESLLSSIVDVGGVRVVADMLNKMGPKAQDILKNINGIDTVLASRIKDNMFVFEDLLNLDSEYIMKILQGVESTEVAIAMKNTTEEQIEKVTGAMSQRVKERFIEESEMLTKVKIKDIEAAQRKMLDIAQKMIEEGIIERETN is encoded by the coding sequence ATGGCAAGAGCGCTTGAAGATGATATTCTAAAAGGGATGTCAATGTTGGAAAAAGTTGCAAGATTTTTTGTACTTATTGGAGAAGATTCTACTGTAAAAATTTTTCAGCACTTACCAAAAGATATAGTTGAATCTATTTCAACTGCCATTACTCAAATTTCTTCAATAAATAAAGATGTATCTTTAGCTGTTTTAGAGGAGTTTCATCTTTATACTAGAAGTAAAAGTTTTATTAGTTCTGGTGGTTATGATTTTGCAAAAGATATTTTATATAAATCATTAGGAAAAGAAGAAGCTGATGAGGTTTTAGCAAAACTTTCAAGAATGAAGTTAGCTTCTCAAGCTTTTGCATATCTTGATGGAATAAATCCAAAACAGTTGAGTGATTTTATAAAAGACGAATCTCCTCATACAATAGCAGTTATTTTAGCACATATGGACCCTTCTAAAGCCTCAGATGTTTTAATGCAATTAGATGAAGAGGTAAGAGTAAAAGTTACAATTCAAGTTGCAACAATAAAAGATGTTTCTCCTGATGTTGTACGAACAATATCTTCAGTTTTAGAGAAAAAATTGGAATCACTTTTATCTTCTATTGTTGATGTGGGTGGAGTTAGAGTTGTTGCTGATATGTTAAACAAAATGGGTCCAAAAGCACAAGATATACTTAAAAATATAAATGGTATTGATACAGTATTAGCAAGTAGAATAAAAGATAATATGTTTGTATTTGAAGATTTATTAAATTTAGATTCAGAGTATATTATGAAAATATTACAAGGTGTTGAATCGACAGAAGTTGCGATTGCTATGAAAAATACAACAGAAGAGCAGATAGAAAAAGTAACAGGTGCTATGTCTCAAAGGGTAAAAGAGAGATTTATAGAAGAGAGTGAAATGCTTACAAAAGTAAAAATAAAAGATATTGAAGCAGCACAAAGAAAAATGCTTGATATTGCTCAGAAAATGATAGAAGAGGGTATTATTGAAAGAGAGACTAACTAA
- a CDS encoding FliH/SctL family protein — protein MADNVYSNAKVINNDENIQKYQLGNFINSNVESNIIENTNTVLNDRDINGKVDPVLIEIRNLNEKINQISQKIINIENDGIKGRDIDVQVIQAIKDLKQYASFFEQATFQMETKLLKTSIALAQKIISIEVGENSTKIAKQTITFLLEKIKAASKVQIHLNPKDYEILKNELKLEPFIELLKDANVIAGGVVIASDLGNFDGSIESKVSSMLETLDLVI, from the coding sequence ATGGCTGATAATGTTTATTCAAATGCAAAAGTTATAAATAATGATGAAAATATCCAAAAATATCAGTTAGGAAATTTTATAAATAGTAATGTTGAATCAAATATTATTGAAAATACAAATACTGTTTTAAATGATAGAGATATCAATGGAAAAGTTGATCCTGTTTTAATAGAGATTAGGAATTTGAATGAGAAAATAAATCAAATTTCACAAAAAATTATAAATATTGAAAATGATGGTATTAAGGGGCGAGATATAGATGTCCAAGTTATTCAAGCAATAAAAGATTTAAAACAGTATGCCTCTTTTTTTGAACAAGCAACTTTTCAAATGGAGACAAAATTATTAAAAACTTCAATAGCTCTAGCTCAAAAAATAATCTCTATTGAAGTTGGAGAGAATTCAACAAAGATAGCGAAACAGACAATAACTTTCTTACTAGAAAAGATTAAAGCAGCATCAAAGGTACAAATTCATCTAAATCCAAAAGATTATGAGATATTAAAAAATGAGTTAAAATTGGAACCATTTATTGAATTGTTAAAAGATGCAAATGTTATTGCAGGGGGTGTTGTAATAGCGAGTGATTTAGGAAATTTTGATGGAAGTATTGAATCTAAGGTATCTTCAATGCTCGAAACTTTGGATTTGGTAATATAA
- a CDS encoding FliM/FliN family flagellar motor switch protein yields MEISERDYDLLVDTEIVVDVMLGSTNISIGEFIKLTEGDIVSLHKPGGSGGEIYVNSRIIGTGDIIVMDDKLAVRVQDAMDSDNVVRYFFEEHII; encoded by the coding sequence ATGGAAATTAGTGAAAGAGATTACGATTTACTTGTAGATACTGAAATAGTTGTAGATGTTATGCTAGGAAGTACAAATATAAGTATTGGCGAATTTATTAAACTAACAGAAGGTGACATAGTTTCATTACATAAACCAGGTGGTTCTGGTGGTGAGATTTATGTAAATTCAAGAATTATTGGAACAGGCGATATTATTGTTATGGATGATAAACTAGCAGTTAGAGTTCAAGATGCTATGGATTCAGATAATGTTGTTAGATACTTCTTTGAAGAGCATATAATATAA
- a CDS encoding flagellar hook assembly protein FlgD: MAEISGVNTSTGIDGNTYTSSVSNDSLTTNDFLKLMIEELKLQDPTKPMDSSRMLETQMQMSTLNSNLSMVKTLESIQKSFAQSSISTAVGVIGKHVENGTLAEDGVSNKAFRVNSIENIDGEIYLSAQRLLYLEQIVSIPDPEDSSKTKIINYDAAGYIYDDDGNKTGQTIALESIGNPLIKDGKPVILDQDGNEVKEHDFKLTGSTIPVYSDQIEQIPFTSITAVF, translated from the coding sequence ATGGCTGAAATCAGTGGTGTAAATACAAGTACAGGTATTGATGGTAACACATATACAAGTAGTGTTAGTAATGATTCCTTAACAACGAATGATTTTTTAAAATTGATGATTGAGGAGCTTAAACTTCAGGATCCGACAAAACCTATGGATTCATCAAGAATGCTTGAGACTCAAATGCAAATGAGTACATTAAATTCAAACTTAAGTATGGTAAAAACACTTGAATCAATACAAAAATCATTTGCACAATCTTCAATTTCAACAGCAGTTGGAGTAATTGGAAAACATGTTGAAAATGGAACATTAGCAGAAGATGGAGTTTCAAACAAAGCATTTAGGGTAAATTCTATTGAAAATATAGACGGAGAAATTTATTTAAGTGCTCAAAGATTATTATATTTGGAGCAAATTGTAAGTATACCTGATCCAGAAGATTCTTCTAAAACAAAGATTATAAATTATGATGCTGCAGGTTATATTTATGATGATGATGGTAATAAAACAGGACAAACAATAGCTTTAGAAAGTATTGGAAATCCACTTATAAAAGATGGGAAACCTGTAATATTAGATCAAGATGGAAATGAAGTTAAAGAACATGATTTTAAATTAACTGGTTCAACAATTCCTGTATATTCTGATCAGATTGAACAAATTCCATTTACTTCGATAACTGCTGTATTTTAA